The genomic window CCGAGAACTGGCGCATGTCGTCGAGACAGTCACGCACCCACTCGACGTTGGCGTCGTCGTTCACGGGGTGTTCCCAGTTCGCTTCGACGCCGAGCAGGAAGGGTGCGTGTCGGCCCGCGAACGCGCTGTCCTCGGCGTCGACCCGTTCGATCGCGCCACCGAGTTGCCAGACGTCGACCGTCGAGAGCGGTGAGGGTGCCACGTCGGCCCAGTAGGCGATCCGATCGACGGCGGACGCCGACAGCCCGTCGAGGTACAGCGACTTCCAGTAGTATCGCATCCCGTCGGGGTAGTCCTCGTCGAACAGTCGCTGCAGGTCCACGTACGGCATCGTCCCGCTGAAGTCGGCGATTGGCTCACCGAACTCCCGCAGGGGCGCCAGCGCACGCTCGCCGTCCGCTACCGGTCCCGCGTAACAGCCGACGATCGCGGTCTTGGCGTCGTCGACCGCGTCCCCCGTGAAGAGGTCCTCGTCGGGCATCACGCCCGACATGGTGAGTGTGCTGACTTCGTCGGGCGCGGAGGCGACGTACTCGCGGTAGGCTCGGAGACACTCGGCCGTCCGATCCCCCGGATAGAACACGAGGCACATCGCCACCTCGGGACCGACGGGGTGGAGGTCGAACTCGAAGCCGGTGACGACGCCGACGGTGCCGCCGCCACCGCGGAGCCCCCAGAAGAGCCCCGCGTGCTCGTCCTCGCTGGCGGTCAGGTAGTCGCCCTCCGCCGTGACCAGGTCGACGGAGACGAGGTTGTCACAGGTCAGGCCGTACTTGCAGCGGAGGTGACCGAGCCCGCCACCGAGCGTCAGTCCCGCGACGCCCGTCTCCGAGACGAGGCCGCCGGGCGTCGCCAGCCCGAACGCCTGGGTTTCGTGGTCAACGTCCGCCCACGTCGCGCCGGCCTGGATCCACGCAGTACGCGCGTCGGGGTCCACCCGCACGCTTCGCATCTCGGTGAGGTCGACGACGAGTCCGTCGTCGCAGACGGCCGTCCCGGCGACGTTGTGGCCGCCACCGCGAACCGCCACACGGAGATCCGTCTCGCGCGCAAAGCCCACCGCGCTGATGACGTCGGCGACGCCTCGACACCGGGCGAGCAGGGCCGGACGCCTGTCGATCATCCCGTTCCAAACCGCACGGGCGTCGTCGTACTCGCCGTCGTCGGGACGAATCAGGTCGCCGTGGAATCCATCGCCGAGCCGTTCAATCTGTTCGTCTTGGATGGTGTGTTGTTCCATACCTAACTGAACGACGACGCGGGTGTTGGCCTCACCTATCGAGCGGCGTTCGACAGAGAGAGCCCCGTCTCAGGCGGTGAGACGGGTTCGAAGCCGACGCGTGTGCGAGAGACTTACTACCTGTGCCGTCCTCTGTCTAGTGAGAGATTCCCATGGTACCCAACCGAGACGATCGACCGAATGATGGCCGTCCGCCACCCGGATCCCCGGTTCTGGAGGCGATCCTGGAGAACGAACGGAACCGCCGCTATCTCGGTGAGCGTCTGGAGGCCGCAGGTGACCGCGTCGACACGGACCTCCTCGGCGACATCGTCCGGCACGGCCCCGTCCTCGAAGCGCTCCTGACGGAACCGCTCGACCGCAGAGAGATCGAAGACCGACTCGACATCTCACGGGCGACGAGCCACCGCTACGTACAGTGGCTCGACGAGCAGGGACTCGTCGAGAAAGTGAACGGGAGATTTCAATTGACCTGGCGCGGCACTGTCATCGCAGAGGAGATACTCCGGTTCGAGGCGAACGTCCGTGCCGCGCAGAGACTCACGCCCCTCCTCGATGCAATCTGTGACGATCACCGGGACTTCGTCCTGGAACCGTTCGTGGACTCGACGATCACCACCGCAGAGCCGGACGACCCGTACCGGCCCGTCGAGCGGTTCGTGGCACTCGTCCGGGATTCGGAGACGCTCCGGGGGTTCAACACGACGCACATGGCGCCGCTCGCCCTGAAGGAGTTCCACCGACAGCTGTTCGAGGACAGCGACACGGAACTCATCTACGTACCCAGTACCGCCGAGAGGCTCTTCGAGACGTGCCCCGAGCGTGCCAGGACGGCCATCGAGGACGGGCATCTCGTGCTCCGAACGCGCGACGAACTGCCGTACGGGCTCGCTATATTCGACGATCGGGTCGGGATCGGGGGGTACGACGAAGCGACGGGACTGATGCAAGTGTTCGTCGACACTGACGCGCCAATCGCACGAGAGTGGGCCGAACGTGTGTATGCGTCGGTCAGAGAAGATTCAGAACCGCTCGAGGAGCGATCCAACCTGATGCACTGACAGGGCGATACGTGAGGCGGATATCTCCTCCACACTGCCCTGACCGGCTCGTACTCACCTGTGACTGTGGGGCGCAACACTGTAACCGTGGCGTGTGACCGTATCTCGTGATACTCACCGACGCTGTTTGCAGACGCTACGCAGCGGGACGGGCCGCGGGCTCGCGTGTCGGCACCGTCCGTCGCCGTCGCCGACGGTGCTGGCCGAACGATTCGAAGTATCCTGGCTGCGGAATTCGGTGTCAAGCCAGAGCAGGTCATCGACTATCTACGGTCCGGCGACCCAGTGGAGCGACTCACCACGGCTGTCGAAGCGATCGAGTCCTCTGAAGAAGCCACGAAATCGGAAGACTACGGGCAGATCGTGTTCGTCCGACCGGCGTATCGCTACCACCGATCTGGCAACGAGTCTCGTTTGATATTTCTCCCGTCTAAACGCGAACAAATTCCTGATAGCAGCGGCGAAATTCGGACTTTGATCGGAGTACAGCGAGGAATCGGCTGACCGCCGCCTTCTTGTCCGTCTACGGTAGTAGCGTAGCACGATGGTTCCGCCCTCCAGGCCCTCCCGGCGTGCCATTCTCGCCGGGGTGAGCGCCGGGTTCGCTACTGCGCTCGCCGGCTGTAACGAGTCCGAGTCCCATACGTCGTCGCCCGACGGCGGCACACTCGTCACCGACTACACGGTCACAACGGCGCGCTCGACTAGCGACCAGCCGCCGATCGTCGGTTCCCGGGAGACCACCGGCGACGCAGGGAACGCCGACGAGCCCTCGCCGACGCCCGAACCGCTTTCCCTCCACGCCGTCGAGAGCGAGAGCGACGCCGAGGCGCTCGCGTTCGCCGAGGACGCCACGAACGTCGCCGCCGTTCGCCGACTCGTCGCGGAGACGGCGTACGCGAGCGAGTCCGTGCTCCTGTACCAGACTCGCGTCGGCGAGTGCCACCGACTGCAGTTGAACTACGTCGCGAGAGACGGCGACGACGGCGACCCGGACGTCGAGTTCTGTCAGGTGATCCGCGACGCCGAGGTCGACTGCGAGCGAGAGGCGCGCGACTACGTCGCCGCAGCCGTTCGGCTCCCCTTCCCAGGCGAGGAATACAGCGGCTTCTCCGTCGGTGGCGGCGGGAGCTGTGGCCCGGTCCCCGAACGCTACCGGACGGAGAGTGAGTCGGCATGAGTCGGCAGACGCGCCGGTCGCTGCTCGCCACTGCCGGTGCCGCGCTCACGGGCACACTCGCAGGCTGTCGTGACTTCAGTCCCGTCTCGAAGGAGACGAGCGTCGAGTACGACGAGTCGGCGATCGCCGCGCTCCCCGGCGATATCCCGGCGGTGCCGCCGGCGACGCCGGTCCAGCCGACCGACGCACACCTCACGAGTGCACGTGACCGCATCCGCTCGCTCCTTGAGGACACGGACCTCTCACGAATCCCGAACGCCACCGTCCGCGAGGAGCTCGCCCGCGAACGCGAGTCCGCACGAGCCGCGCTCTCCCCGGACGACGACGAGGTGAACACGGTCGACGCCCTCGCGGGGCTCACGCATCCGCGCTCGGAGGCGATGTTCGTCGACGCCGGCTTCGCCGCGTTCGACGACTCGCTCACCCCGGACGACGTTGCCGCCCGCCGAGAGCGCCACCACGAGGACGCCGAGTCGTTCCTCGCCGACTACGCCTACGTCGGCCCACCGGACGATCCCGTGGAGACGTTCGCCCAGCACGCACGGATCACCGAGTGGGCGAATTCCGGCGCCAGACTCACCGAACCGCAACAGCACCACGAGTACGAGAACACCGTCCTGCGCGTCGCCGAACTCGCACAGCGCGTCGAGTGGGGCCGTGCGTACGCCGCCGACGCCCGGCGTCTCCACGAGCATTACACGTCGACGCTCGACGACCCGCGCGACTACGGGGAGCGCTTCGCGAGCGTTGCGGCGACGCTCGTCGACGACGTTGCGTCCCACGCGAGCCCGCCCGACTGGGAGGCGCTGGGGAGCGACGTCGACCGCGATATCGGGGACACGCCGGGCGAAAAGGTACTCCAGGAACTTTCGCGAATCCGGTGGGCCGGGGCGGAGACCGCCGTCGAGCACCACGACGACGGCAACGACGTCGGCGCCGTCGTCCCCGCGATGCGTGCGCTGACGGCGGATCGCGCGTTCACCGACGCCAGGAACGCCATCTCGGACGGCGCGTACGGCGTGCCCGAGTCGGTCGACCCGGTCGCCGCCGAACGCACCGCTGCCGTTGAAGGGCTTCGTGCGCTCCTCGACACCGCACCCGAGCTGCTCGCGCGTCGCCTCGCCGGCTACGTTCACAACCTGCTCCGGAACGCCGACAGGGCTGCCGACGAGCGCCCCGGGGCCACCGATGGATCCTACCTCTACGCGGAGTACGCCGTCGCGAACCGCTTCGCGGCCCCCGCACCAGCCGTCGTCCAGCGCGTCGGCGACGCGCTCGTCGCCTGAGTCGGCGACGCCGGGATCGTCGACGAAGCGATGGGCGCCTCGCTACTTCTGGAATGCGGTCAGGGTCCCCCTCCGACTCGCTGGAGACTCGTTCTCGATACGTTGGCGTCCGAAGAACGGTCCCACGGAGTGCGTAGCACCTCATCGCCGGCTGGCAACGTCTGAAGCACGTCTCACACGGGGACGTATTCTCACTTTCCGACACTGTATCTGATTTCGACAATTCCAGCTCCAGACGATATCGTTCGGCCGTCCCTAATCGGGTGCGGCAAGTCGACCGACGGCCCCGGAATGGTAGATCGCAGAATCACGGTGCGGTCGAGGAAACCGTGGCCGAGGCACCGACCAGCGGTTCTGGCTGGCCGCCGTCCGCAGAAGCCCGCCGTCGTTCTGCCAGGTGGATCGAGAGACGGCAAACCTGCCCCTCGCCACTGAACTGGAGCGTAGCTCCCGCGAGAACAACGCGGCGCCGCTCTCGCAGGCTCCCGGAAGTCCCCGCCGTTCGGGCAGCTGTGAAAGAGCGTCGCCCTCGCGGGCGCAGTCGATCCCGATACGACCGAATTCCCGTACGTACGGCTCTGTCCGACGCGAACCACCGCGTTGATGGAGCGATTCGTACGACGACTGCGCGAGAGCGGCGACATCCGCGACGCCACGTTTCTCGTGGCCGGAGCGCCGCGGCTCCGGGCCGCACGTCACCGCTACGACCGCCGGTTGCAGCACGCTACACGCTGTACCCGATCCAGCAGAGAAGAGGTGTGCAAAGAAATACAACGCCGAACTACCCAGTTCTCGTATCATTTCCGACGCAGTTCCGCGGCCTCCGTGGGGGCGCGGTTGTAGCCACCCGCGGTCGCCTGGAATCGGTGCCGATCAACACTCGTGGCCGTCGCAGGTCACGAACGAAGAGCGCATCGCCGGTCCGGGCGTCCTCGGCAGCCCGATCAAGACAGAAGGCGGGTCCTGGGGGCGCCACGTCAGACCCCGGAAACCGGCTCGATGGAGCCCGGTATCGAGCGGAGTGGCGGATCCGCTCACGTGGATCCGACGGACGATCGCGGTGACGGCGACGGATCCCGAGACCTGACCCCCGCTTCCGTTTAGCAATTCGGAACGGTCGGTGGCTGTGTCCGGAGAAACCGGGCGTCGAAATCGGTGCCGTAGTGCGCGCTACGGGCCGGAGGGGAATGCGCGACGATGAAAATAACAGCGGTACAGCTATTATGCAGGTGTGAGCCGC from Halomicrobium salinisoli includes these protein-coding regions:
- a CDS encoding FAD-binding oxidoreductase; the protein is MEQHTIQDEQIERLGDGFHGDLIRPDDGEYDDARAVWNGMIDRRPALLARCRGVADVISAVGFARETDLRVAVRGGGHNVAGTAVCDDGLVVDLTEMRSVRVDPDARTAWIQAGATWADVDHETQAFGLATPGGLVSETGVAGLTLGGGLGHLRCKYGLTCDNLVSVDLVTAEGDYLTASEDEHAGLFWGLRGGGGTVGVVTGFEFDLHPVGPEVAMCLVFYPGDRTAECLRAYREYVASAPDEVSTLTMSGVMPDEDLFTGDAVDDAKTAIVGCYAGPVADGERALAPLREFGEPIADFSGTMPYVDLQRLFDEDYPDGMRYYWKSLYLDGLSASAVDRIAYWADVAPSPLSTVDVWQLGGAIERVDAEDSAFAGRHAPFLLGVEANWEHPVNDDANVEWVRDCLDDMRQFSDGSVYLNFPGFFEDGDEMMETTFGPAYERLVALQEEYDPTNQFSRTQHFAPAERAQIDGGTTHE
- a CDS encoding helix-turn-helix transcriptional regulator: MVPNRDDRPNDGRPPPGSPVLEAILENERNRRYLGERLEAAGDRVDTDLLGDIVRHGPVLEALLTEPLDRREIEDRLDISRATSHRYVQWLDEQGLVEKVNGRFQLTWRGTVIAEEILRFEANVRAAQRLTPLLDAICDDHRDFVLEPFVDSTITTAEPDDPYRPVERFVALVRDSETLRGFNTTHMAPLALKEFHRQLFEDSDTELIYVPSTAERLFETCPERARTAIEDGHLVLRTRDELPYGLAIFDDRVGIGGYDEATGLMQVFVDTDAPIAREWAERVYASVREDSEPLEERSNLMH